A genomic region of Candidatus Omnitrophota bacterium contains the following coding sequences:
- a CDS encoding DUF4040 domain-containing protein — protein MTEAMILFLLVLMILGSIIALESKDLLSSVIAVGAVGFMLSVIFLILCAPDIAIVQVVIEILTLIILIRVTISRDIHIVTDTRDFLPFALNIVLLFVFFMIAAEAIRNMPAFGTGVSKVAFPYLSRGLSDTGSANIVTSVILDYRAYDTLGEATVLFTALIGAITILRREAKNER, from the coding sequence ATGACTGAAGCTATGATCCTTTTCCTTTTGGTCTTGATGATCCTGGGCTCAATTATTGCCCTTGAATCAAAAGACCTTCTCTCTTCGGTGATCGCCGTCGGGGCTGTGGGATTTATGCTTTCAGTGATATTTCTGATCCTATGCGCGCCGGACATAGCCATAGTCCAGGTCGTGATAGAGATCCTTACTTTGATCATACTCATACGCGTAACCATTTCGCGGGACATACATATAGTGACAGATACCAGAGATTTCCTTCCCTTCGCCCTTAACATAGTTCTTTTATTCGTCTTCTTCATGATCGCGGCTGAAGCCATACGGAATATGCCCGCCTTCGGAACCGGCGTGAGCAAAGTGGCATTCCCCTATCTCAGCAGAGGATTAAGTGATACCGGCAGCGCCAACATAGTCACTTCCGTTATACTTGATTACCGCGCTTATGATACCCTTGGCGAAGCGACAGTACTCTTCACCGCGCTGATCGGCGCAATAACAATTCTAAGAAGAGAGGCAAAAAATGAACGATGA